One Panicum virgatum strain AP13 chromosome 9K, P.virgatum_v5, whole genome shotgun sequence genomic region harbors:
- the LOC120648403 gene encoding dormancy-associated protein 1-like isoform X1: MLEKMWDDVVAGPHPETGLEKLRKATTSRPLVIDKDAGAAGGSSFKRAQSMPTTPTTPGTPSSTTPRGGSSNSNVWRSVFHPGSNLATKSIGANLFDRPQPNSPTVYDWLYSDETRSNHR; encoded by the exons ATGCTGGAGAAGATGTGGGACGACGTGGTGGCCGGGCCGCACCCGGAGACGGGGCTCGAGAAGCTCCGCAAGGCCACCACCTCCCGCCCGCTCGTCATCGACAAAG acgcgggcgccgccggcgggagtAGCTTCAAGCGTGCGCAGTCGATGCCGACGACCCCGACGACGCCGGGGACGCCGTCGTCGACGACCCctcgcggcggcagcagcaacagcaacgtGTGGCGCAGCGTGTTCCACCCGGGGAGCAACCTGGCCACCAAGAGCATCGGCGCCAACCTCTTCGACCGCCCGCAGCCCAACTCGCCCACCGTCTACGACTG GCTGTACAGCGACGAGACCAGGAGCAACCACCGCTAG
- the LOC120648403 gene encoding dormancy-associated protein 1-like isoform X2 gives MLEKMWDDVVAGPHPETGLEKLRKATTSRPLVIDKDAGAAGGSSFKRAQSMPTTPTTPGTPSSTTPRGGSSNSNVWRSVFHPGSNLATKSIGANLFDRPQPNSPTVYDW, from the exons ATGCTGGAGAAGATGTGGGACGACGTGGTGGCCGGGCCGCACCCGGAGACGGGGCTCGAGAAGCTCCGCAAGGCCACCACCTCCCGCCCGCTCGTCATCGACAAAG acgcgggcgccgccggcgggagtAGCTTCAAGCGTGCGCAGTCGATGCCGACGACCCCGACGACGCCGGGGACGCCGTCGTCGACGACCCctcgcggcggcagcagcaacagcaacgtGTGGCGCAGCGTGTTCCACCCGGGGAGCAACCTGGCCACCAAGAGCATCGGCGCCAACCTCTTCGACCGCCCGCAGCCCAACTCGCCCACCGTCTACGACTGGTAA